In Sedimentibacter sp. MB31-C6, one genomic interval encodes:
- a CDS encoding helix-turn-helix domain-containing protein codes for MSFFGRIYKEELPSRAKCVYMYLKDRCDAKGECWPAINTIAKDTSMSRSTVKRAIADLIRCGFLRKESRYRENGSNSSNRYFLIIG; via the coding sequence TTGAGCTTTTTTGGGAGGATTTATAAAGAGGAACTTCCATCTCGTGCTAAGTGTGTATATATGTATTTGAAAGATAGATGTGATGCAAAGGGTGAATGCTGGCCAGCAATTAATACTATTGCAAAAGACACATCGATGTCAAGGAGTACAGTAAAGAGAGCCATAGCTGATTTAATTCGTTGTGGCTTTCTCAGAAAAGAGTCACGTTATAGGGAGAATGGAAGTAATTCCTCTAATAGATATTTTTTAATTATAGGGTAA
- a CDS encoding DUF4268 domain-containing protein, whose protein sequence is MNNLESISQIFQNKIFRIPDYQRGYAWRKEQLIDFWDDIMNLQMDRYHYTGLLSLKELNRKSTERWNNDLWLLDSGYKACHVVDGQQRLTTISILLNEIINFIKAIDENKDKNDEEIVLAYETIKDIRTKYISRKQPPHNIITTYLFGYEEDNPSFEYLQYKVFGQQFSKSIQETYYTKNLKYAKEFFWNCLSQLYEDEGLEGIEKIYKKLTQKLMFNIHEIEDDYDVFVAFETMNNRGKKLTNLELLKNRLIYLTTLFDHNKLDEYNKNALRKKINDAWKEVYYQLGRNKKVSLSDDEFLRAHWIMFFQYSRQKGNDYIKFLLNRFSAKNVFEKQIIPIVEETSEEIMDLDSDEDIITDEEVVAIAKLEPSDIDTYVLSLNETAKYWYYTFFPNESNLTDDEKIWLDKLNRVGIGYFRPLVTSAITPSSKSTSIERVELFKQIERFIFVCFRMGTFQSSYKSSDYYRKAKDVYAGVISINEVANDLKTTTDNDIKAAINNFMTRIDKRFDNGDGFYGWKDLKYLLYEYEYSLAVKGNIEKLDWNLFTKTEKDKLTIEHILPQTPSKWYWKNQFRKYTDAEIKILSSSIGNLLPLAQSINSSLQNDSFDDKKTSNSAGRRGYENGSHSEIEVSKEDDWSDMHIYNRGLKLLSFMEGRWMFKFAGNEQKSELLHINFIFDEREEVPEVPEFTEIKVTPAFNKDINVSNTQQLRLAFWTGFVDYCKSVGRDTDIGRRKPSTDNWYDVAIGGNGYHIFLNIIGKKILKIGLYVYDKETFERLELKKQEIEAMCGFALDWYSSRESSTQKRILYSINTDIYNEENQKYCYDWLIKHSDKLKLALHTYDPSDIRAVEPKVNIGNTLTKDMAEVAYRIAKKVYLGDLGRTEGRNEIVKLTGMNEGSAGDYVTDFLGMMNGEQYARTLNEYSTRYFLDNILKDFGIEYLKSALLACKKHAKYYASLGRGRLAYVERLVEEFEKFIK, encoded by the coding sequence ATGAATAATTTAGAATCAATATCACAAATATTTCAAAATAAAATATTCCGTATTCCAGATTATCAGCGAGGTTATGCATGGCGGAAAGAACAATTAATTGATTTTTGGGATGACATTATGAACCTTCAAATGGATAGATACCATTATACGGGGCTTTTATCTCTTAAAGAACTCAATCGAAAATCAACTGAAAGATGGAATAATGATTTATGGCTTTTGGATAGTGGATATAAAGCTTGTCATGTTGTAGATGGTCAACAAAGACTTACAACGATTTCAATCCTATTAAATGAGATAATAAATTTTATTAAAGCTATTGATGAAAACAAAGACAAAAATGATGAGGAGATAGTTCTAGCTTATGAAACTATTAAGGACATCAGAACAAAGTATATTTCACGAAAACAGCCGCCTCATAATATTATAACCACATATTTATTTGGTTACGAAGAAGATAACCCAAGCTTTGAATATTTGCAATATAAAGTCTTTGGTCAACAATTTTCAAAATCAATACAAGAAACATATTATACTAAAAACTTAAAATATGCTAAAGAGTTTTTTTGGAATTGCCTTTCACAGTTATATGAGGATGAAGGATTAGAGGGTATTGAAAAGATTTATAAAAAGCTTACACAAAAATTGATGTTTAATATTCATGAAATTGAAGATGACTATGATGTTTTTGTAGCTTTTGAAACGATGAATAATCGTGGAAAAAAACTTACCAACCTTGAACTTTTGAAAAATCGATTAATTTATTTAACTACTCTGTTTGATCACAACAAACTTGATGAATACAATAAAAATGCTCTTAGAAAGAAAATTAATGATGCATGGAAAGAGGTTTATTATCAGCTTGGTAGGAATAAAAAGGTATCGCTTTCTGATGATGAGTTTTTGAGAGCACACTGGATTATGTTTTTTCAATATTCTCGTCAAAAAGGTAATGATTATATTAAATTTTTATTAAATAGATTTTCAGCAAAAAATGTTTTTGAAAAACAAATCATACCTATTGTAGAAGAGACTAGTGAAGAAATAATGGATTTAGATTCTGATGAAGATATTATAACTGACGAAGAAGTTGTAGCAATTGCAAAGCTTGAGCCTAGTGATATCGATACTTATGTACTAAGTCTAAATGAAACAGCTAAATATTGGTACTATACATTTTTCCCTAATGAGAGTAATTTAACAGATGATGAAAAAATATGGCTTGATAAATTAAATCGAGTAGGTATTGGATACTTTAGACCTCTTGTTACATCTGCAATAACACCATCTTCAAAGTCAACAAGCATTGAAAGGGTAGAACTGTTTAAGCAAATAGAACGGTTTATATTTGTTTGCTTTAGAATGGGTACATTTCAATCTAGTTATAAAAGTAGTGATTATTATAGAAAAGCAAAAGATGTTTATGCTGGGGTTATTTCTATAAATGAAGTTGCCAATGATCTTAAAACTACAACAGATAATGATATAAAAGCTGCAATTAATAATTTTATGACTAGAATAGATAAAAGGTTTGATAACGGTGATGGGTTTTATGGATGGAAAGATTTAAAATACTTGCTTTATGAATATGAATATAGCTTAGCAGTTAAAGGCAATATTGAAAAACTTGACTGGAACTTATTCACTAAAACTGAGAAGGATAAATTAACTATAGAGCATATTCTTCCACAAACACCTTCTAAGTGGTATTGGAAGAATCAATTTAGAAAATACACTGATGCAGAAATAAAAATTCTTTCTTCATCTATTGGGAATCTTCTTCCTCTTGCGCAGAGTATAAATTCGAGCCTACAAAATGATAGCTTTGATGATAAAAAAACAAGTAACTCCGCTGGAAGGCGAGGTTATGAAAATGGTTCTCACAGTGAGATAGAGGTGTCAAAGGAAGATGATTGGAGCGACATGCATATTTATAATCGTGGCTTAAAGTTACTTTCATTTATGGAAGGGCGTTGGATGTTTAAGTTTGCAGGAAATGAGCAAAAATCAGAACTTCTACACATTAACTTTATTTTCGATGAAAGAGAGGAAGTTCCAGAAGTACCTGAATTTACAGAGATAAAAGTAACACCGGCATTTAACAAAGATATAAATGTTAGCAATACACAGCAATTAAGACTAGCTTTTTGGACAGGCTTTGTTGATTATTGCAAGTCAGTCGGTAGAGATACTGATATTGGTAGGCGTAAACCTTCAACAGATAATTGGTATGATGTTGCAATTGGAGGTAATGGATATCATATATTTCTAAATATAATTGGAAAGAAGATTTTAAAAATTGGTTTATATGTCTATGATAAAGAGACCTTTGAACGTCTTGAATTAAAAAAACAAGAAATTGAAGCAATGTGTGGATTTGCACTTGATTGGTATTCTAGCCGAGAGTCTAGTACTCAAAAAAGGATATTATATTCCATAAATACTGATATTTATAATGAAGAAAATCAAAAATATTGCTATGACTGGTTAATTAAACATTCTGATAAATTAAAATTAGCACTTCACACTTACGATCCAAGTGATATAAGAGCTGTTGAACCAAAAGTGAATATCGGTAATACGTTAACAAAGGATATGGCTGAAGTTGCATATAGGATTGCAAAGAAAGTATATCTAGGAGACTTAGGTAGAACTGAAGGAAGAAATGAAATAGTTAAGTTAACTGGAATGAATGAAGGATCTGCTGGAGACTATGTAACTGATTTTCTTGGTATGATGAACGGAGAGCAATATGCAAGAACACTAAATGAATATTCAACTCGCTATTTTTTGGATAATATTTTAAAGGATTTTGGAATTGAATATTTAAAGAGTGCTCTTTTAGCTTGTAAAAAACATGCTAAATACTATGCCTCTCTTGGTAGAGGAAGATTAGCATATGTAGAACGATTAGTTGAGGAATTTGAGAAATTCATTAAATGA
- a CDS encoding DNA/RNA nuclease SfsA, which translates to MRGQYHKAIFLEEGKYRFLCTIIKEELREECYVSSSSKLSKYLSLENCKVLVSENKGNKLRTRYTLEAVECEGILYYVNFNRVNQLYEKYLLTNKIAKESIYREYTVDNMVKTDFFMESYGCIEVKSLLSSTSKIIYPDNASSRLERQLIKYIELLKRGTNVTFAFVSMSPSILDFEWQNVKEVVKLHFCKAVLLGLKIKAFSVVYEDNEFRITENMVLEQNIIKTMLF; encoded by the coding sequence ATGAGAGGACAATATCACAAAGCCATTTTTCTTGAAGAAGGAAAGTATCGATTTTTATGTACAATTATAAAAGAAGAACTCAGAGAAGAGTGTTATGTGTCTTCTTCTTCAAAATTATCAAAATACCTATCTTTGGAAAATTGTAAAGTTTTAGTTTCAGAGAATAAAGGAAATAAACTTCGTACACGCTATACATTAGAAGCTGTAGAATGTGAGGGAATACTCTACTATGTAAATTTTAATAGAGTTAATCAACTTTATGAAAAATACCTATTAACTAATAAAATAGCAAAAGAAAGTATTTATAGAGAATACACTGTTGATAATATGGTTAAAACAGACTTTTTTATGGAGAGTTATGGTTGTATTGAGGTAAAGTCATTGCTTAGCAGTACAAGTAAAATTATATATCCAGACAATGCTTCCAGTAGACTTGAAAGACAATTAATAAAATATATTGAATTATTGAAAAGAGGAACAAATGTAACTTTTGCTTTTGTTTCAATGTCACCTTCTATTTTAGATTTTGAATGGCAGAATGTAAAAGAAGTAGTGAAATTACACTTTTGCAAAGCAGTTTTGTTAGGGCTGAAAATCAAAGCATTTTCTGTTGTTTATGAAGATAACGAATTTAGAATAACTGAGAATATGGTATTAGAACAAAATATAATAAAAACTATGTTATTTTAG
- a CDS encoding HsdM family class I SAM-dependent methyltransferase → MELIKYSIKSKEYEKSLDSGYKKENGIFYTDIELAQKIIQFLNIPKDATIMDPCCGTGSFLISAKHLGHTSIYGADIDKKAVNVAKKEYGINNAKIIDTLANNGQEVLKKFKMKTPADFVVGNPPYAPIAKDIVIDTSDYLFLRNVKDSGSNLFIAALYRAFELAKPTGTISYIIPKNFLHVASYSMLRKMILNEKKIASIIDIGTYFKNVRGEQIVLTLENSFVKDNNITIYKYENKEFIKKAEVPQNFYRDEVLLFDSKEDFTIYRTLESTYKKFSDICTGYVGRGKSKSDTAIKGKDIRKFSFKNIPVPQKGNKVFIQNIYSAESGIIASFAGDLEATETVTVFTDGDEKMCRYILGFLHSRLCNYYLLKFCYNNSRLTMHTDARYLKKLPLIINDTTFRQVISIVKSLENIEYMNDTWFEMVESLNNLIYQTYNIGEEERYHIDNQMKNIQSQRWNNDKRG, encoded by the coding sequence ATGGAATTAATTAAATACTCCATAAAAAGTAAGGAATATGAAAAATCTCTTGATTCGGGTTACAAAAAGGAAAATGGTATTTTTTATACGGATATTGAATTAGCACAGAAAATAATTCAATTTCTTAATATCCCCAAAGATGCTACTATTATGGATCCATGTTGTGGAACGGGTAGCTTTTTAATATCAGCTAAACACTTAGGTCACACTTCAATATATGGTGCTGATATTGATAAAAAAGCGGTTAATGTAGCGAAAAAAGAATATGGCATTAATAATGCTAAAATTATAGATACTCTTGCAAATAACGGGCAAGAAGTTTTAAAGAAGTTTAAAATGAAAACACCTGCTGATTTTGTAGTAGGTAATCCACCTTATGCGCCTATAGCTAAGGACATTGTCATTGACACTTCGGATTATTTGTTCTTAAGAAATGTTAAAGATTCAGGAAGTAATTTATTTATTGCTGCTTTATATAGAGCTTTTGAATTAGCTAAACCTACAGGAACAATATCCTATATTATACCTAAAAACTTTCTTCATGTAGCTTCTTATTCTATGTTAAGAAAGATGATATTAAATGAAAAAAAAATAGCTTCAATTATCGATATTGGCACTTACTTTAAAAATGTAAGAGGGGAACAAATTGTCCTTACACTTGAAAATAGCTTTGTAAAAGATAATAACATTACTATTTACAAATACGAAAATAAAGAATTTATAAAAAAAGCTGAAGTTCCTCAAAATTTTTATAGAGATGAAGTTCTTTTGTTTGATAGCAAGGAAGATTTTACAATATATAGAACTTTAGAATCTACATATAAAAAGTTTAGTGATATTTGTACAGGATATGTTGGTAGAGGTAAATCAAAATCAGATACAGCAATAAAAGGAAAAGATATACGTAAGTTTTCTTTTAAAAATATACCTGTCCCCCAAAAGGGTAATAAAGTATTTATACAAAACATTTACAGTGCAGAATCTGGAATAATAGCAAGTTTTGCAGGTGATTTAGAAGCTACTGAAACGGTAACTGTGTTTACTGATGGTGATGAAAAAATGTGTCGATATATTTTAGGCTTTTTACATTCTAGACTTTGTAATTATTATTTATTGAAGTTTTGCTATAATAATTCAAGGCTTACTATGCATACAGATGCAAGATACTTGAAAAAACTACCTTTGATTATTAATGATACAACTTTTCGACAAGTAATTAGTATTGTTAAATCTTTGGAAAATATTGAATATATGAATGATACATGGTTTGAAATGGTTGAGTCTTTAAATAATTTAATTTATCAAACCTATAACATTGGCGAAGAAGAACGTTATCACATTGACAATCAAATGAAAAACATACAATCACAGAGGTGGAATAATGATAAACGAGGATAA
- a CDS encoding VirD4-like conjugal transfer protein, CD1115 family — MQSQVLLLIGVGTIMFLVIGGLSLLAHYYTLNGIKSKTVGDGQHGVARFATQKEIIKTYEHIPFKVSQWRKGKNLPRDESGNLIQGLVVGCKGNKGDIVGLVDIGDVHCLMIGAAGVGKTAFFLYPNLEYACASGMSFITTDTKGDLARNYGTIAKENYGYKVAVIDLRNPTRSDGNNLLHLVNKYMDAYRENSNNLSARAKAEKYAKIISKTIINSGGDSSAYGQNAFFYDAAEGLLTAVILLIAEYLPPTEEDGHVIDTRHIISVFKLVQDLMAPSKVKGKSQFQLLMDKLPPDHKARWFAGAALNSAEQAMASVLSTVLSRLNAFLDSEMEQILCFDTTIDAETFCYEKSAIFLILPEEDNTKYFMVSLFLQQFYREMLTVADENGGKLPNRVMIYADEIGTIPKIESFEMMLSAGRSRRISIVPIIQSFAQLDKNYGKEGSEIITDNCQLTIFGGFAPNSETAQVLSKALGSGTVMSGSISRGKNDPSQSLQMIERPLLTADELKSLPKGNFVIMKTGVHPMQTKLRLFLDWGITFEKPYEMEEKSNRKVRYADKHTLEENVISQYMSDVIVEEGTTESTVKRQGGILHTPVHEQTDESKGDSKRKSILRT, encoded by the coding sequence ATGCAATCACAGGTACTTTTATTGATAGGAGTTGGTACCATAATGTTTTTAGTTATTGGTGGGTTGTCTTTACTTGCTCATTATTATACCTTAAATGGAATCAAATCTAAAACAGTAGGAGATGGGCAACATGGAGTTGCTCGTTTCGCAACGCAAAAGGAAATTATTAAAACATATGAGCATATTCCTTTTAAAGTATCACAATGGAGAAAGGGTAAGAATCTTCCACGTGATGAGAGTGGTAATTTGATACAGGGGTTAGTGGTTGGATGTAAAGGAAATAAAGGAGATATTGTAGGTCTTGTAGATATAGGAGATGTTCACTGTCTTATGATAGGAGCAGCAGGGGTTGGTAAAACAGCTTTTTTTCTATATCCAAATTTAGAATATGCATGTGCGAGTGGGATGAGTTTTATAACCACTGATACAAAGGGAGATTTAGCTAGAAACTATGGAACGATAGCAAAAGAGAATTATGGATATAAAGTTGCAGTTATTGATTTAAGAAATCCCACACGCAGTGATGGAAATAATCTTCTGCATTTAGTAAATAAATATATGGATGCATATCGAGAGAATAGCAATAATCTATCTGCAAGAGCCAAGGCAGAAAAATATGCAAAGATAATTTCAAAGACAATCATAAATTCAGGTGGTGACAGTTCAGCTTATGGACAAAATGCATTCTTCTATGATGCTGCAGAAGGACTTTTGACAGCAGTTATTTTGCTTATAGCAGAATATCTCCCACCTACTGAGGAAGATGGACATGTAATAGATACAAGACATATAATAAGTGTGTTCAAATTGGTTCAGGATTTAATGGCTCCAAGCAAGGTAAAAGGGAAAAGCCAGTTTCAGTTATTGATGGATAAACTTCCACCAGATCATAAAGCTAGATGGTTTGCTGGCGCAGCTCTTAATTCAGCAGAACAGGCAATGGCATCTGTTCTTTCTACAGTACTATCGAGACTCAATGCATTTCTTGATTCTGAAATGGAACAGATATTGTGCTTTGATACAACAATTGATGCAGAAACCTTCTGCTACGAAAAATCTGCAATTTTTCTTATACTCCCGGAAGAAGACAATACAAAGTATTTCATGGTCAGTTTATTTTTGCAACAGTTCTACCGTGAAATGTTAACAGTAGCAGATGAAAATGGTGGTAAGCTTCCTAATCGTGTAATGATTTATGCAGATGAAATAGGTACAATCCCAAAGATAGAATCCTTCGAAATGATGCTTAGTGCAGGGAGATCAAGAAGAATTTCTATTGTACCAATCATTCAATCCTTTGCACAGCTTGATAAAAACTATGGAAAAGAAGGTAGTGAGATTATAACTGATAACTGTCAGCTCACTATATTTGGAGGGTTTGCACCAAATTCAGAAACAGCACAAGTGTTATCCAAAGCACTTGGTAGCGGAACTGTTATGAGTGGAAGTATCAGCAGAGGTAAAAACGATCCTTCTCAAAGCTTACAGATGATAGAGCGGCCATTACTGACGGCAGATGAGCTCAAGTCATTACCAAAAGGAAATTTTGTAATTATGAAAACAGGAGTACATCCCATGCAGACGAAACTTCGATTATTTTTAGATTGGGGCATCACTTTCGAAAAGCCATATGAGATGGAAGAAAAATCTAATCGTAAGGTACGTTATGCCGACAAACATACTTTAGAAGAAAATGTTATTAGTCAGTATATGTCTGATGTAATAGTTGAAGAAGGAACTACCGAATCTACAGTAAAGAGACAAGGAGGCATACTTCATACTCCTGTACATGAACAAACTGACGAAAGTAAAGGAGATTCAAAACGTAAATCAATACTCAGGACATAG
- a CDS encoding DNA methyltransferase, producing MINEDKRCNNLTGKEWLQNSFSIWRDLIKTKEEKDLKHPASYPVSLCEKLIRTFSKDGNSILDPFNGVGSSLVAAHNLNRPATGIDLSEEFCEIAKNRVGNDDKINVINGDSFIELEKLEENSFDLCVTSPPYWDILNMKRSADGKEAVNYSEKANDMGNIPNYSEFISRLGELFAKVNRVIKPGAYCLVNVMDIRKKSEFYPLHSDLATELQKHGFIFDDIIIWDRQQDYNNMRPLGYPYKYRINKVHEYILIFIKK from the coding sequence ATGATAAACGAGGATAAAAGGTGCAACAATTTAACGGGAAAAGAATGGCTTCAAAATTCTTTCAGTATATGGAGAGATTTAATTAAAACTAAGGAAGAAAAAGACTTGAAACATCCTGCATCATACCCTGTTTCTTTATGTGAAAAGTTAATTAGAACTTTTTCAAAAGATGGAAATTCTATTTTAGACCCATTTAATGGTGTGGGTTCAAGTCTTGTAGCAGCTCACAATCTCAACAGACCTGCTACAGGCATTGATTTGTCGGAAGAGTTTTGTGAGATTGCAAAAAATAGAGTGGGTAATGATGATAAAATAAATGTAATCAATGGAGATAGTTTTATTGAATTAGAAAAACTCGAAGAAAATTCTTTCGATTTATGTGTTACTTCACCACCATATTGGGATATTTTGAATATGAAACGCAGTGCTGACGGTAAAGAAGCGGTTAATTATTCAGAGAAAGCCAATGATATGGGTAACATACCTAACTATAGTGAATTTATAAGTAGATTAGGTGAACTATTTGCAAAAGTTAATAGAGTTATAAAACCAGGTGCTTATTGTTTGGTTAATGTTATGGATATCAGAAAAAAGAGTGAGTTTTATCCATTACATAGTGATTTAGCAACTGAATTACAAAAACATGGTTTTATCTTTGATGATATAATTATATGGGACAGGCAACAAGATTACAACAATATGCGTCCTCTTGGATATCCATACAAATATCGTATTAATAAAGTGCATGAATACATTCTTATTTTTATAAAAAAATAG
- a CDS encoding DUF3991 and toprim domain-containing protein, which yields MSTYIHFTEEQKLRANEVDLVEFLQRQGEKLLPSGREKRIASDHSITVRGNEWYDHALEQGGLAIDFVQNFYGLSFPEAVTKLLSGEQGELYSKAKKRKQIKRKPFVLPPKNSDMRRVFAYLIKNRHIDRDVVSFFAKQKLLYESCEQSANKTKEYHNAVFVGYDENGVSCHAHKRGIYSHGNGFKGNIESGNPGYSFHYTGISNRLYVFEAPIDMLSFITIYKNIHWQEHSYVALCGVSEQAMLKILEINSNLNHVLLCLDHDAAGIEASEKFQDLLSKKGIKCSRLLSKCKDWNEDIKESFNLSAIPSEEHPQYIIRDEVCSEIQKYIIEIDKNDISPSKLNTLFKKCNTDDTEQMVENLKQLSALSLCLASNEYRQMGYPSETDKLLTGLHDGFKAYENRSKLNNRLLDIQKELEQVGKQQDVICENDKKDIARRYETIAGHCLKTIITIVMQQQKQEQKQLMMMS from the coding sequence ATGAGTACTTATATTCATTTTACAGAAGAACAAAAACTAAGAGCTAATGAAGTTGATCTTGTAGAATTTTTGCAAAGGCAAGGTGAGAAACTATTGCCATCAGGTAGAGAAAAAAGAATTGCAAGTGACCATAGTATTACAGTTAGAGGTAACGAATGGTACGATCATGCATTAGAGCAGGGAGGTCTTGCAATTGATTTTGTACAAAACTTTTATGGCTTATCTTTTCCAGAGGCAGTAACAAAGCTCCTTAGTGGTGAACAAGGTGAGTTATATAGTAAGGCAAAAAAAAGAAAGCAAATAAAACGAAAACCCTTTGTACTCCCTCCGAAGAATTCAGATATGCGAAGGGTTTTTGCGTATCTCATTAAAAATCGTCATATTGATCGTGATGTGGTTAGTTTCTTCGCTAAACAAAAATTACTCTATGAAAGTTGTGAACAATCTGCAAACAAGACGAAAGAATATCATAACGCAGTATTTGTAGGCTATGATGAAAATGGAGTTTCTTGTCATGCACACAAACGTGGAATTTATTCTCATGGTAATGGATTTAAAGGTAATATTGAAAGCGGTAATCCAGGTTATAGTTTTCATTACACAGGAATAAGTAACAGACTCTATGTTTTTGAGGCTCCCATTGATATGCTGTCTTTTATTACAATATATAAAAACATCCATTGGCAGGAACACAGCTATGTCGCATTGTGTGGAGTATCGGAACAAGCAATGCTTAAAATACTCGAAATTAATTCTAATTTAAATCATGTTCTATTATGTTTAGACCATGACGCAGCGGGTATTGAAGCAAGTGAAAAATTTCAGGATTTACTTTCTAAGAAAGGAATTAAATGTAGCAGATTGCTTTCTAAATGCAAGGACTGGAATGAAGATATTAAAGAAAGCTTCAACCTCTCAGCAATTCCATCCGAGGAACACCCACAATATATTATTCGTGATGAGGTTTGCTCTGAAATTCAAAAATATATTATTGAAATCGATAAGAATGACATTTCACCTTCAAAACTAAATACCTTATTTAAAAAATGTAATACTGATGATACAGAGCAGATGGTTGAAAATTTAAAACAACTGTCTGCTCTTTCTTTATGCCTTGCATCCAATGAATACAGACAGATGGGTTATCCTTCAGAAACGGACAAATTGCTTACAGGATTACATGACGGATTCAAGGCATATGAAAATCGTAGCAAACTTAATAATCGTTTATTAGATATTCAAAAAGAACTTGAGCAAGTTGGAAAACAGCAGGATGTTATTTGCGAAAATGATAAGAAAGATATTGCCAGAAGATATGAAACTATTGCTGGACATTGCTTAAAAACAATTATTACTATTGTAATGCAGCAACAAAAGCAAGAGCAAAAACAGTTAATGATGATGTCATAA